In Cygnus atratus isolate AKBS03 ecotype Queensland, Australia chromosome 5, CAtr_DNAZoo_HiC_assembly, whole genome shotgun sequence, a single window of DNA contains:
- the LMO2 gene encoding rhombotin-2, protein MGGGNPVNVIGGRRGNSAGEKASRADSLCGGRAHHRHTTKEQSLPMSSAIERKSLDPSEEPVDEVLQIPPSLLTCGGCQQNIGDRYFLKAIDQYWHEDCLSCDLCGCRLGEVGRRLYYKLGRKLCRRDYLRLFGQDGLCASCDKRIRAYEMTMRVKDKVYHLECFKCAACQKHFCVGDRYLLINSDIVCEQDIYEWTKLNGMI, encoded by the exons ATGGGAG GAGGAAATCCTGTGAATGTCATTGGGGGGCGGAGGGGGAACTCGGCTGGCGAGAAGGCGTCGAGAGCAGACAGCCTCTGCGGGGGCAGAGCCCACCACCGGCACACTACAAAGGAGCAATCCCTGCCAATGTCATCGGCCATCGAGAGGAAGAGCCTCGATCCTTCCGA GGAGCCAGTGGATGAAGTGCTCCAGATCCCCCCCTCACTGCTGACATGTGGTGGCTGCCAGCAGAACATCGGGGACCGATATTTCCTGAAGGCCATCGATCAGTACTGGCACGAAGATTGCCTCAGCTGCGACCTGTGTGGGTGCAGGCTTGGAGAAGTGGGGAGACGGTTGTATTACAAACTGGGCAGGAAGCTCTGCAGAAGGGACTATCTCAG gcTTTTTGGCCAAGATGGCCTCTGTGCCTCTTGTGACAAACGAATCCGGGCTTATGAGATGACCATGCGGGTGAAGGACAAAGTGTATCACCTTGAATGCTTCAAATGTGCTGCCTGCCAGAAACACTTCTGTGTTGGGGACAGATACCTCCTCATCAACTCGGACATAGTATGTGAACAGGACATCTACGAGTGGACTAAGTTAAACGGGATGATATAG